In a single window of the Pseudodesulfovibrio profundus genome:
- a CDS encoding IS3 family transposase (programmed frameshift) has translation MEDKSKQRVRRTQRDYTMAFKLSVVAQVEKGEMTYKQAQALYGIQGRSTVLKWLRKHGTLDWSKSMVHSRKDPKARETPVQKIKRLEKELEEEKIKTALLNKMIEISDREFGTSIRKKPYPRAARSLQRERQISLSACCRQLGVSRQSVYQAEKRHDAREAMYQEAKAMVLNVRTRMPRLGTRKLYHLLKDAFSAKGIRLGRDGLFSLLRREHMLIKRRKNYTKTTNSKHWLKKHPNLLKDVQPRCPEQVFVSDITYVNTREQTCYLSLVTDAFSRKIMGYNVSRDLSAESTTKALDAAVENKRRRVNTIHHSDRGLQYASSVYQRKLQESGMVPSMTDGYDCYQNALAERMNGILKQEFMVTKCNDFAELNTLVRESVEIYNSQRPHLSLGMRTPNDVHESGCGASPTA, from the exons ATGGAAGACAAATCCAAACAGCGAGTTAGACGCACCCAACGCGATTACACGATGGCCTTTAAATTGTCGGTTGTGGCACAGGTGGAAAAGGGCGAGATGACGTACAAGCAGGCTCAGGCTCTTTATGGTATTCAAGGGCGAAGCACTGTGCTGAAGTGGCTCAGGAAGCACGGCACCCTTGATTGGAGCAAGTCCATGGTACATTCCCGAAAAGACCCAAAAGCCAGAGAAACACCGGTCCAGAAGATCAAACGGCTGGAGAAAGAGCTTGAGGAAGAAAAGATCAAGACCGCGCTTCTCAATAAAATGATTGAGATTTCCGACCGCGAGTTTGGGACTTCTATAAGAAAAAAGC CTTACCCCCGAGCTGCACGAAGTCTTCAGAGAGAAAGACAAATAAGCTTGTCTGCTTGTTGCAGGCAGCTCGGGGTCAGTCGGCAGTCCGTGTATCAGGCTGAAAAGCGCCATGATGCACGGGAAGCCATGTATCAGGAGGCAAAGGCCATGGTCCTGAACGTGCGGACCAGGATGCCCCGCCTTGGGACTCGAAAGCTGTACCACCTGTTGAAGGACGCATTTTCCGCAAAGGGAATCAGGCTCGGACGTGATGGGTTGTTTTCCCTGCTGCGGCGAGAGCATATGCTCATCAAGCGACGGAAAAACTATACAAAGACAACCAACTCGAAGCATTGGCTAAAAAAGCATCCCAACTTGTTGAAAGATGTTCAACCGAGATGTCCTGAGCAGGTGTTCGTAAGCGACATTACCTACGTGAATACACGTGAGCAAACATGCTATCTGTCGCTGGTGACAGATGCATTCAGCCGGAAGATAATGGGATACAACGTGAGCCGGGATCTCAGTGCGGAAAGCACAACCAAAGCGCTGGACGCGGCAGTTGAAAACAAGCGAAGGAGGGTGAATACAATTCACCATTCAGATCGAGGACTCCAATACGCTTCTTCGGTCTACCAGAGAAAACTCCAGGAATCCGGCATGGTTCCTTCCATGACAGATGGCTATGACTGCTATCAAAATGCCTTGGCGGAACGGATGAATGGAATTCTGAAGCAAGAGTTCATGGTCACCAAATGCAACGACTTTGCAGAGCTCAATACCCTGGTGAGGGAATCCGTTGAGATATACAATTCACAACGGCCACATCTCAGCCTAGGAATGAGAACGCCAAACGATGTACACGAATCAGGCTGTGGGGCTAGCCCCACAGCCTGA